One part of the Aquicella lusitana genome encodes these proteins:
- a CDS encoding PHA/PHB synthase family protein, which produces MATQVKEIKEQQQKYSEAIDRSFQSAVGRLTNGISPAALTLAFFDWYIHLSIHPSKQMELLDLAQENFWHLVSQYVGQLYGNATGEYIAITTPHDKRFIDESWQQFPYSFIFESFLLIQHWWHCAATHVRGVSRHHEDVVDFTLRQVLDMLSPANSPFTNPEVQRAAIEEKGENFVRGFENFLDDMRRYQMNEPPAGAENYVIGENIAVTPGKVIYRNRLIELIQYSPATAEVYAEPVLITPAWIMKYYILDLTPKHSLVKYLVKKGHTVFMISWKNPKKKDRDLSMEDYLDLGIMSALDVISAVIPHQKIHLVGYCLGGTLSAIAAATMARDNDNRLASMTIFAGQIDFTEPGELGLFIDASQITFLENLMQEKGYLDTHQMAGAFQLLRSNDLIWSRMIHDYMLGKRKPLTDLMAWNADATRLPYKMHSEYLRNLFLNNQLAEGKYLVQGRPIALTDIKIPMFAVATERDHVSPWRSVFKINILTVGNVTFTLTSGGHNVGIVSLPVKKTKRHYRISMLKEGDRYIDADTWYKITKPSGGSWWPAWEKWLTEQSSVMIEPPPVGNENAGFVPLEDAPGSYVLQK; this is translated from the coding sequence ATGGCCACGCAAGTAAAGGAAATAAAAGAGCAGCAGCAAAAATATTCCGAGGCAATTGACCGCTCCTTTCAATCCGCCGTAGGCCGGTTGACTAATGGCATATCGCCAGCAGCATTAACACTCGCTTTCTTTGATTGGTATATACACCTTAGCATCCATCCATCGAAGCAAATGGAACTGCTAGATCTCGCGCAAGAGAATTTTTGGCATCTTGTTAGTCAGTATGTTGGTCAACTGTATGGGAATGCCACTGGAGAATATATTGCCATCACCACGCCTCATGATAAACGGTTTATCGATGAAAGCTGGCAACAATTTCCTTACAGTTTCATCTTCGAATCTTTTCTTTTGATTCAGCACTGGTGGCACTGCGCTGCAACCCATGTTCGCGGCGTCAGCCGCCATCATGAGGATGTCGTGGATTTTACGTTACGGCAGGTGCTCGATATGCTTTCTCCCGCTAATTCTCCTTTTACCAATCCGGAAGTTCAAAGAGCAGCTATCGAAGAGAAAGGAGAGAATTTCGTTCGCGGATTTGAAAATTTCCTTGATGATATGCGGCGCTACCAAATGAATGAACCGCCCGCCGGCGCTGAAAATTATGTGATTGGTGAAAATATTGCTGTGACGCCAGGCAAAGTCATTTATCGTAATCGCTTGATTGAACTCATACAATATTCCCCCGCCACCGCGGAGGTATACGCAGAACCGGTTTTAATCACGCCGGCCTGGATCATGAAATATTATATTTTAGATCTCACGCCCAAACACTCGTTAGTGAAATACCTGGTAAAAAAAGGCCACACCGTTTTCATGATTTCCTGGAAAAATCCAAAGAAAAAAGATCGCGATCTCAGCATGGAGGATTATCTGGATCTCGGTATTATGTCAGCGCTCGATGTTATTTCGGCTGTCATACCACATCAGAAAATCCACTTGGTTGGCTATTGTCTTGGCGGCACACTCTCGGCAATCGCTGCAGCGACCATGGCTCGCGATAATGATAATCGTCTGGCCAGCATGACCATTTTCGCAGGTCAGATTGATTTCACTGAGCCTGGTGAACTGGGATTATTTATTGATGCCAGTCAAATCACCTTCCTGGAAAATTTGATGCAGGAAAAAGGTTATCTGGACACACACCAAATGGCCGGGGCTTTTCAACTGCTGCGATCCAATGATCTTATTTGGTCACGCATGATTCATGATTACATGCTGGGGAAGCGTAAGCCCCTGACGGATCTGATGGCGTGGAACGCAGACGCGACACGTCTGCCTTATAAAATGCACTCTGAATATTTGCGCAATCTGTTCCTGAACAATCAGTTGGCCGAAGGAAAGTACCTTGTCCAGGGTCGCCCCATTGCGCTCACGGATATCAAAATTCCGATGTTTGCTGTGGCAACCGAGCGTGATCACGTGTCTCCCTGGCGGTCTGTCTTTAAAATAAATATCTTGACGGTAGGCAACGTGACTTTCACCCTGACCAGCGGCGGACATAATGTGGGCATTGTCAGCCTACCTGTGAAAAAAACCAAGCGCCATTATCGCATTTCCATGTTAAAAGAAGGCGATCGATACATTGACGCTGATACGTGGTACAAAATTACCAAGCCCTCCGGCGGTTCCTGGTGGCCGGCATGGGAAAAATGGCTGACAGAACAATCTAGCGTCATGATTGAGCCACCTCCGGTGGGAAATGAAAATGCTGGTTTTGTTCCTCTTGAGGATGCGCCTGGGTCTTATGTCTTGCAAAAATAA
- a CDS encoding dihydrolipoamide acetyltransferase family protein — protein MKIFHLPDLGEGLAEAEIREWYIQVGDTVKVDQPLVSMETAKAVVDVPSPYAGKIVELHGKVNEIIKTGAPLITFETNDVVAQDKPKGTVVGSLEESSKKWEEGDVIVGGAKTRTQQIKAMPAARVLAKEMNVDLNLINPSGPQGLITVDDVKQFMDRKPHGTSLPEQAEALHGVRRVMAQAMSQSHKEVVPVTIIEDADITDLPAGTDITVEILQAIITAVKAEPSLNAWFDGKALERKLFDEINIGLAVDTPEGLFVPVIKQAEKHSPAELRQIVDTYKKTVRDRSIPAADMQGATITLSNFGTITGRYATPIIVPPTVAILGCGRSREAVLPHKGEIRIGRIMPLSLTFDHRAVTGGEATRFLGTVINYLQGNN, from the coding sequence ATGAAAATTTTTCATTTACCCGATTTGGGCGAAGGTTTAGCGGAAGCGGAAATACGCGAATGGTATATCCAGGTTGGCGACACGGTTAAAGTGGACCAGCCATTGGTTTCAATGGAAACGGCCAAGGCGGTCGTGGATGTTCCTTCACCTTATGCAGGCAAAATAGTGGAACTGCATGGCAAGGTGAACGAGATTATCAAAACAGGGGCCCCCCTCATTACTTTTGAAACAAACGACGTAGTAGCACAGGATAAGCCTAAAGGCACTGTTGTGGGGTCGCTTGAAGAAAGTTCCAAAAAGTGGGAAGAGGGCGATGTGATTGTTGGTGGTGCAAAAACGCGAACACAACAGATAAAAGCCATGCCAGCTGCGAGAGTGTTGGCCAAAGAAATGAATGTGGATTTAAATCTGATTAACCCATCAGGTCCACAGGGATTAATTACTGTGGATGATGTGAAGCAGTTTATGGATCGTAAACCGCATGGTACGTCATTGCCGGAACAAGCTGAAGCGTTGCATGGTGTGCGACGTGTCATGGCCCAGGCTATGTCACAATCGCATAAAGAAGTGGTACCGGTTACGATTATTGAAGATGCGGACATCACGGATTTACCCGCAGGTACAGATATTACCGTTGAAATATTACAGGCGATCATTACTGCGGTGAAAGCAGAACCTTCGCTCAATGCCTGGTTTGATGGTAAAGCGCTGGAACGAAAATTGTTTGATGAAATTAATATCGGTCTGGCTGTGGATACGCCTGAAGGGCTTTTTGTGCCAGTTATTAAACAGGCAGAAAAGCACAGTCCCGCCGAACTGCGCCAAATAGTCGATACCTATAAAAAGACGGTACGTGATCGCTCCATTCCAGCAGCGGATATGCAGGGCGCAACCATCACCTTATCGAATTTTGGCACTATTACGGGTCGTTATGCGACACCTATCATTGTGCCGCCGACGGTGGCGATACTGGGATGCGGCCGTAGCCGTGAGGCAGTGCTGCCACATAAGGGTGAAATTCGTATTGGACGCATTATGCCGTTGTCCCTTACCTTTGATCATCGTGCGGTGACCGGCGGTGAAGCAACACGGTTTTTGGGCACCGTTATTAATTATTTGCAAGGTAATAACTAA
- a CDS encoding IS4 family transposase — protein sequence MKDTVFQRLLKPVTKKLMKECIERFRSDHRYESFNTFEHLKTMIYAHINEIKSLRTLEVAINSQKIGIKTQVKRSTLSDANRKRPAESFFWILEQLMSLLPRKKHKEIKKVIRILDSSPIQLRGQGYDEWSKQYATRHIQGLKLHVEYDLGLDLPLRMKLSHPNCNDATMGQKWPILKNTLYVFDKGYYDYNWWWSINKRQAYFVTRLKKNAAIVIESRQKNTREPILQDCLFRISNKVPRGGKRMEYSETLRYISVKREGKTPLILVTNLKDLPAENIAKLYKARWEIELFFKWIKQNLRLKKFLGRSSNAVKIQIATALIAFILIQIFKNVSNEKRSLHLVLVWIRHNLHVAEYRNRQYKPPIYLISRRPVYL from the coding sequence ATGAAAGATACCGTTTTTCAACGATTATTAAAACCCGTTACAAAAAAATTAATGAAGGAATGTATAGAACGCTTTCGATCTGATCATCGTTATGAATCATTTAATACATTTGAACATTTAAAAACGATGATTTATGCACATATTAATGAAATTAAAAGCTTACGCACGTTAGAGGTTGCGATAAACAGTCAAAAAATTGGTATAAAAACGCAAGTAAAACGCTCGACCTTAAGTGATGCCAATCGAAAACGACCAGCCGAAAGTTTCTTTTGGATATTAGAACAGCTTATGTCTTTGTTACCCAGGAAAAAACATAAAGAAATAAAAAAAGTAATCAGGATATTAGATAGTAGCCCGATACAGCTAAGAGGCCAAGGGTACGATGAGTGGTCAAAGCAATATGCGACTCGGCATATACAAGGATTAAAACTACATGTTGAATATGATTTAGGATTAGATTTGCCCTTAAGGATGAAGTTGAGTCATCCAAATTGTAATGATGCGACGATGGGACAAAAATGGCCAATCCTTAAAAACACCCTTTATGTGTTTGATAAAGGTTACTACGATTACAATTGGTGGTGGAGCATCAACAAAAGGCAGGCTTATTTTGTGACTCGATTAAAGAAGAATGCGGCCATTGTTATAGAAAGCCGGCAAAAAAATACTCGCGAACCCATCTTACAAGATTGTCTTTTTAGAATTTCAAATAAAGTTCCACGTGGTGGAAAACGCATGGAATATAGCGAGACGCTGAGATATATAAGTGTAAAAAGGGAAGGAAAAACTCCTCTTATTTTGGTAACTAACTTGAAAGATTTACCAGCAGAAAATATTGCTAAGCTTTATAAAGCCCGATGGGAAATAGAGCTATTTTTTAAATGGATCAAGCAAAATCTTCGACTTAAAAAATTTCTGGGCCGATCTTCTAATGCGGTTAAAATTCAAATAGCAACAGCCTTGATTGCTTTTATATTGATACAGATATTTAAAAATGTTTCAAATGAGAAACGTTCATTACATCTCGTTTTAGTCTGGATCAGACATAATTTGCATGTTGCAGAATATCGCAATAGACAATACAAGCCTCCTATTTATTTAATTTCAAGGAGACCTGTTTATTTATGA
- a CDS encoding efflux RND transporter permease subunit, with protein MNISEIFIKRPVMTTLLMLALLFFGLFAYRALPVSDLPDVDFPTIVVSASLPGASPETMASAVATPLERNFSTIAGLDNMSSVSSLGLTQITLQFNLDRSIDSAALDVQSAITAATGQLPSNMPDPPTFRKINPSAAPILYLALSSDTLPLSDVNRYAQTILAQRISMINGVAQVSVYGSQKYAVRIQVNPDKLFYHNLGLDQVVAAVQQNNVNLPTGNMNGSKQSYFINVNGQLLNADAYKSMPITYINGAPLRLQEVASILDSVENNKVASWHNNKRAVVLAVQRQPGSNTIAVIDAIKKILPEFEQTLPASVKLSTVYDRSKSIRASVDDVQWTLIIAALLVVLIIFLFLRNVYATLIPTLALPLSVIGTFAFMYQFGFNLDNLSLLALTLSVGYVVDDAIVMLENIFRYRELGEAPLAAALKGSKQISFTILSMTLSLVAVFIPVLFMGGLLGRIFHEFGVTITTAILMSGFISLTLTPMMASRFLRGELNEEKFAWQRKIESIYRAMVSLYERTLQWTMAHQRLIMGIFLITFVLSCYLFYVIPKGFLPSEDTGQLFAYTEADPSVSFATMVKRQQAVSHIVEADPNIESVVSIAGAGGATSSSNAGRLFMRLKPRDERKLNADQISQALRAKVSSVPGITAYIQNVPSIMIGSLAKSTYQYTLQSGNLQELYKWATTFTERIAKIPGFQDVTNDLQYTGPQIDIRLLRDKMAALGITAQQVENTLAYAYGGAQQISTIYKPEDDYEVLIELEPKYQDNPSVLSQLYVRSNMGELVPLQAIADIGLVKGLLSVNHIGQFPSVTISFNLKPGVSLSRAVTEINQIKTDLQAPPTLITGFQGTAQVFQSSMVGLGALLIIAILTVYLVLGILYESFIHPLTILSGLPSAGVGALLTLMLFHTDLNLYSFIGIIMLVGIVKKNAIMMIDFALDAQRKENKLPAEAIYQACLLRFRPIMMTTLAALMGVMPIVLAFGEGSETRRPLGLAVAGGLFVSQLLTLYITPVIYLYMEKLTGRFARSR; from the coding sequence ATGAACATTAGCGAAATTTTTATAAAACGGCCTGTTATGACCACGCTATTGATGCTGGCATTGCTTTTTTTCGGGCTTTTTGCTTATCGTGCTCTGCCCGTCAGCGATCTTCCGGATGTGGATTTCCCTACCATTGTCGTGTCTGCTAGCTTGCCGGGTGCAAGTCCTGAAACGATGGCAAGTGCTGTGGCGACACCGCTTGAGCGGAATTTTTCAACGATCGCAGGGCTCGACAACATGAGCTCAGTCAGCAGTCTTGGCCTGACTCAGATTACCTTGCAATTCAATTTGGATCGCAGCATCGATAGCGCAGCGTTGGATGTGCAGTCAGCCATTACCGCAGCCACAGGTCAGCTGCCATCCAATATGCCGGATCCGCCGACCTTTCGTAAAATCAATCCTTCTGCTGCACCTATTTTATATCTTGCATTAAGCTCCGATACACTGCCTTTATCGGATGTTAACCGCTATGCGCAAACAATTCTGGCGCAGCGCATTTCCATGATTAATGGCGTTGCGCAAGTGAGCGTGTACGGTTCACAAAAATATGCAGTGCGGATTCAGGTCAACCCGGACAAACTGTTTTATCATAATCTGGGACTAGACCAGGTAGTCGCAGCAGTACAGCAAAATAATGTTAATTTGCCGACAGGCAATATGAATGGTTCAAAGCAGTCTTATTTTATCAATGTCAATGGTCAGCTCCTGAATGCGGACGCTTACAAATCCATGCCCATCACTTATATCAATGGCGCGCCATTGCGGTTGCAAGAAGTCGCTTCTATTCTGGACAGTGTTGAAAATAATAAAGTCGCGAGCTGGCATAACAACAAGCGCGCTGTCGTTTTAGCCGTGCAGCGGCAACCCGGCTCCAACACGATTGCGGTTATTGATGCGATAAAAAAAATCTTGCCTGAGTTTGAACAGACATTGCCGGCCAGTGTGAAGTTATCCACGGTCTATGACCGTTCAAAATCCATTCGTGCATCCGTTGATGATGTGCAATGGACGCTCATTATTGCTGCCCTCCTGGTAGTATTAATTATTTTCCTTTTCTTGCGTAATGTCTACGCGACGCTGATACCTACATTAGCTTTACCGCTTTCGGTAATTGGTACGTTTGCGTTCATGTATCAGTTCGGATTTAATCTGGATAATCTTTCCCTTCTCGCACTAACGCTCTCTGTTGGTTATGTGGTCGATGATGCGATTGTGATGCTGGAAAATATTTTTCGTTACCGGGAATTAGGCGAAGCGCCGCTAGCTGCAGCGCTTAAGGGCTCAAAGCAGATCAGTTTTACCATTTTGTCGATGACATTATCTCTTGTTGCCGTTTTCATTCCTGTTCTTTTTATGGGTGGTCTGTTGGGGCGTATTTTTCATGAATTCGGCGTCACTATTACGACGGCGATTTTGATGTCCGGTTTTATTTCACTGACATTGACACCCATGATGGCAAGCCGTTTTTTACGAGGGGAGCTCAATGAAGAAAAATTTGCATGGCAGCGCAAAATTGAATCGATTTATCGAGCAATGGTTTCATTGTATGAACGCACATTGCAATGGACGATGGCACATCAGCGATTGATCATGGGGATTTTTCTGATTACCTTTGTGCTTTCATGCTATTTATTTTATGTGATTCCCAAAGGATTTTTGCCCAGTGAAGATACTGGACAGCTATTTGCTTATACTGAAGCAGATCCTTCAGTATCATTTGCAACGATGGTCAAACGTCAGCAGGCAGTGAGCCATATTGTAGAAGCCGATCCTAATATTGAAAGTGTTGTTTCTATTGCTGGTGCAGGTGGCGCAACTTCTTCGTCTAATGCAGGCCGGCTTTTTATGCGGCTAAAGCCTCGTGATGAACGCAAATTGAATGCGGATCAGATCAGCCAAGCATTGCGCGCGAAAGTATCATCCGTACCCGGAATTACAGCTTACATACAAAACGTTCCCAGCATCATGATTGGATCGCTGGCGAAAAGCACTTACCAATACACGCTGCAGTCAGGTAATTTGCAGGAGCTTTACAAATGGGCCACCACATTTACAGAACGTATTGCTAAAATACCTGGATTTCAGGATGTGACAAATGACTTGCAATATACTGGCCCGCAAATTGATATACGTTTGCTGCGTGACAAGATGGCGGCATTAGGCATCACTGCGCAGCAGGTAGAAAATACACTGGCTTATGCTTATGGCGGTGCACAACAGATCTCCACGATTTATAAACCGGAAGATGATTATGAAGTGCTGATCGAGCTGGAACCCAAATATCAAGATAATCCTAGTGTTTTATCGCAGCTGTATGTGCGTTCCAATATGGGAGAGCTAGTACCGTTGCAGGCCATTGCTGATATCGGTCTGGTCAAGGGCTTGTTATCCGTGAATCACATAGGCCAATTTCCTTCTGTCACCATTTCCTTCAATCTAAAGCCGGGTGTCTCACTGAGTCGTGCAGTGACAGAAATCAATCAGATCAAAACGGATTTGCAGGCACCGCCTACACTGATTACAGGTTTTCAGGGAACCGCACAAGTATTTCAATCCTCCATGGTAGGATTAGGTGCCCTCCTCATCATCGCAATACTTACCGTCTATCTGGTATTAGGCATTCTTTATGAAAGTTTTATTCATCCTTTAACTATTTTATCCGGCCTTCCTTCAGCAGGGGTTGGCGCTTTGCTAACACTCATGCTGTTTCACACGGATTTAAATTTATATTCTTTTATAGGCATTATCATGCTGGTGGGTATTGTGAAAAAAAACGCCATTATGATGATTGATTTTGCACTGGATGCGCAACGTAAAGAAAACAAATTACCTGCAGAGGCGATTTATCAAGCCTGTTTACTTCGTTTCAGACCGATCATGATGACGACGTTGGCAGCATTGATGGGCGTGATGCCTATTGTTCTTGCTTTTGGTGAAGGCAGCGAAACACGCAGGCCTTTAGGTCTTGCCGTGGCGGGCGGTTTATTTGTGTCGCAGCTACTGACACTTTACATTACCCCTGTCATTTATCTCTATATGGAAAAATTGACGGGCCGTTTTGCTAGATCAAGATAA
- a CDS encoding alpha-ketoacid dehydrogenase subunit beta, whose product MAEITLVEAVNLALEFEMQSDPEVIVMGEDVAKNGGVFRATVGLLDKFGPERVLDTPLAESMIGGVAVGMAVQGLKPVAEFQFMGFIYPAIDQIINHAARIRNRTRGRMHCPVVFRTPFGAGIHAPEHHSESTEALFAHIPGLRVVIPSSPARAYGLLLASIRNPDPVIFLEPSRLYRFAKQEVKNDGKALPLDVCFTLRVGEDVTLVTWGAMVKETLAAADKLKEEGISAEVIDVATIKPLDMETILASVEKTGRCAIVHEAPLTNGVGAEIAAQIAEKALFSLKAPPERVTGFDTVVPYARLEKYYIPSEKRIIDAVYRLMEYA is encoded by the coding sequence ATGGCTGAGATAACGTTAGTTGAAGCAGTAAATTTAGCGCTTGAATTTGAAATGCAGTCTGATCCTGAAGTTATTGTGATGGGTGAAGACGTAGCCAAAAACGGCGGTGTTTTTCGCGCAACCGTAGGCTTGCTGGATAAATTTGGTCCAGAGCGGGTATTGGATACGCCCCTTGCTGAATCTATGATTGGCGGAGTAGCGGTCGGTATGGCGGTTCAGGGATTGAAACCGGTAGCGGAATTTCAGTTTATGGGTTTTATTTATCCCGCTATAGATCAAATAATTAATCACGCTGCGCGTATTCGCAACCGCACCCGAGGCCGCATGCACTGCCCTGTGGTGTTTCGTACACCTTTTGGAGCAGGCATACACGCGCCCGAGCATCATTCTGAAAGCACAGAAGCACTGTTCGCACATATTCCCGGTTTGCGCGTTGTTATTCCCTCCTCACCGGCACGCGCCTATGGGCTATTGCTTGCTTCCATTCGAAACCCTGACCCTGTGATCTTTCTGGAACCCTCACGCCTTTACCGTTTTGCCAAGCAGGAAGTGAAAAATGATGGCAAGGCATTACCACTTGATGTTTGTTTTACTTTACGTGTAGGAGAGGATGTGACACTGGTAACATGGGGTGCGATGGTCAAGGAAACGCTTGCAGCGGCTGATAAGTTGAAAGAAGAAGGTATCTCGGCGGAAGTGATTGATGTTGCTACTATCAAACCGCTTGATATGGAAACCATCCTGGCTTCAGTAGAAAAAACAGGACGCTGCGCAATTGTGCATGAGGCGCCGCTTACCAATGGCGTAGGTGCGGAAATTGCTGCGCAGATAGCGGAAAAAGCGTTATTTTCACTCAAGGCACCACCTGAGCGCGTGACTGGTTTTGATACGGTAGTACCGTATGCGCGGTTGGAAAAATATTATATTCCAAGCGAAAAAAGAATCATTGATGCTGTTTATCGTCTTATGGAGTACGCATGA
- the phaR gene encoding polyhydroxyalkanoate synthesis repressor PhaR — protein sequence MSSPRVIKKYPNRRLYDTAQGTYITLEDIKKLVFDHAEFQVIDANTKKDITQNTLLQIIIEQEATNAPLFTTAVLQDFIRFYHEKSQTIFSQYLEQSMRFFIQQKEFFKNQWQSYQTLFSDPALMQAFKMQKIWPAAPRAEPDKKLRKNTVK from the coding sequence ATGTCATCACCTCGCGTCATTAAAAAATATCCCAATCGCCGGCTGTACGATACCGCACAGGGAACTTATATTACGTTGGAAGATATAAAAAAATTGGTATTCGACCATGCAGAATTTCAGGTCATTGATGCGAATACTAAGAAAGATATTACGCAAAATACGCTTCTCCAAATTATTATCGAGCAGGAAGCAACCAACGCGCCCCTGTTTACGACGGCTGTTCTGCAGGATTTCATCCGTTTTTATCATGAAAAATCGCAAACCATTTTTAGTCAATACCTTGAGCAGAGCATGCGCTTTTTCATTCAGCAAAAGGAATTTTTTAAAAATCAATGGCAATCCTATCAAACCCTTTTCTCTGATCCCGCCTTGATGCAAGCTTTTAAAATGCAAAAAATCTGGCCAGCCGCGCCGCGCGCAGAGCCAGATAAAAAATTGCGAAAAAATACAGTGAAATAA
- the phbB gene encoding acetoacetyl-CoA reductase, with translation MAKRIAIVTGGMGGIGQAICRVLHDQDIHVIATYNRGGNHAAAQSWQNEQQKAGYHFDIAYVDVTDFQSCQNMVNQVQEKTGPIDILVNNAGITRDSSCCKMNREDWDIVINTDLNSVFYVTRATINSMKERKYGRIINISSINGQKGQFGQVNYSAAKAGMHGFTKALALEVAKKGITVNTISPGYVATDMIMSVPDDIRNKILGEIPMGRFANPDEVAHVVAFLVDDKSSYITGTNIAINGGHYML, from the coding sequence ATGGCAAAACGAATTGCTATTGTGACAGGAGGCATGGGGGGCATTGGCCAGGCGATTTGCAGGGTATTGCATGACCAAGATATTCATGTTATCGCCACCTATAATCGCGGCGGAAATCACGCAGCTGCGCAATCCTGGCAGAACGAGCAACAGAAGGCCGGCTACCATTTCGATATCGCCTACGTTGACGTAACTGATTTTCAATCCTGTCAAAACATGGTTAATCAAGTTCAGGAAAAAACGGGCCCTATCGATATCCTTGTCAATAACGCAGGTATCACGCGAGACAGCTCATGCTGCAAGATGAATAGAGAAGATTGGGATATTGTCATTAATACCGATCTAAACAGCGTTTTTTACGTTACGCGTGCAACGATTAATAGCATGAAAGAAAGAAAGTATGGAAGAATTATTAACATTTCTTCTATTAATGGACAAAAAGGTCAATTTGGGCAAGTGAATTATTCGGCAGCCAAAGCGGGCATGCATGGTTTTACCAAAGCGCTCGCCTTGGAAGTTGCCAAAAAGGGCATCACAGTTAACACCATTTCACCTGGCTATGTGGCAACAGACATGATCATGTCTGTACCGGATGACATTCGTAACAAAATTCTGGGTGAAATTCCCATGGGCCGCTTTGCTAACCCTGATGAAGTCGCACATGTGGTCGCATTTCTGGTTGACGACAAGAGCAGTTATATTACTGGCACCAATATTGCAATCAATGGTGGCCATTACATGTTGTGA
- the pdhA gene encoding pyruvate dehydrogenase (acetyl-transferring) E1 component subunit alpha produces the protein MNIIDRFEVPYYQYLNEEGQLADEIPPLAEDTQALLHIYRLMVLVRMMDTKAIALQRTGKLGTYPSTRGQEAVFVGMGHAMAKTDIFVPYYRDMGTLVQRGVKLSQILLYWGGDERGNVFADSEDFPFSVPVGSQPLHAAGAAYAVKYHKEKRAVLATCGEGATSQGDFYEAMNVAGVWKLPVVFAVCNNQWAISVPRQAQTAAHTIAQKAIAAGFVGEQVDGNDVIAVSHRIAEALKNAREKHEPRLIELVCYRQHDHTTADDASRYESKDIRPKEWKKEPVARLRHYLEKKGEWNEQQEEALQTECAAEVDKAVEEYLSISPQPLESMFDYLYAELPETYRQQRDSLKEVEKAVHG, from the coding sequence GTGAATATTATTGACCGTTTCGAAGTTCCCTACTATCAATACCTGAATGAAGAAGGACAACTTGCTGACGAAATTCCTCCTCTTGCCGAAGATACACAAGCACTGCTGCATATTTATCGTTTAATGGTGCTGGTCAGGATGATGGATACAAAAGCAATTGCCTTGCAGCGCACAGGTAAATTGGGAACTTATCCTTCTACACGCGGACAGGAAGCTGTCTTTGTAGGCATGGGACACGCCATGGCCAAAACGGATATTTTTGTGCCTTATTATCGTGATATGGGTACGCTCGTTCAGCGCGGTGTCAAGTTATCGCAAATATTATTGTACTGGGGCGGTGATGAGCGAGGGAATGTGTTTGCGGATAGTGAAGATTTTCCTTTTAGTGTCCCGGTCGGAAGCCAGCCGTTGCATGCAGCCGGCGCTGCTTATGCCGTGAAATACCATAAAGAAAAGCGGGCAGTGTTGGCCACGTGCGGTGAGGGTGCAACATCGCAAGGCGATTTTTATGAGGCGATGAATGTGGCAGGTGTGTGGAAACTGCCGGTTGTTTTTGCCGTATGCAATAACCAATGGGCAATTTCGGTGCCCAGGCAGGCACAAACCGCAGCTCATACCATTGCCCAGAAAGCGATCGCAGCGGGTTTTGTTGGCGAACAAGTCGATGGCAATGACGTGATTGCCGTATCCCACCGCATTGCCGAGGCGCTCAAAAATGCACGCGAAAAACATGAACCTCGACTGATTGAATTGGTTTGTTATCGTCAGCATGATCACACCACTGCCGATGATGCAAGCCGTTATGAATCAAAAGATATTCGGCCAAAAGAGTGGAAAAAAGAACCTGTCGCACGTTTGCGGCATTATCTTGAAAAAAAAGGCGAATGGAATGAACAGCAGGAAGAAGCTCTGCAGACAGAGTGCGCGGCAGAAGTAGACAAGGCGGTGGAAGAATATCTGAGTATCTCACCACAGCCGCTCGAATCCATGTTTGATTATCTTTATGCTGAATTACCTGAGACATACCGGCAACAGCGCGATAGTTTAAAGGAAGTGGAGAAGGCAGTGCATGGCTGA
- a CDS encoding phasin family protein — protein MYTEGFEQWFKVNKNLTTPLNEWNKACTEMCRRMTQQNLELIGENVSRLSERLKRISSVRKPEDFFNLQKECLNEDMAASIEYMQKYIHNSMENFEEFTKLCGSAFGSFQQAAMPAKSSEKSERSEKSGK, from the coding sequence ATGTACACAGAAGGATTTGAACAATGGTTCAAGGTCAATAAAAACTTGACCACACCGCTTAATGAATGGAACAAGGCTTGCACTGAAATGTGCAGGCGCATGACTCAGCAAAACCTGGAGTTAATCGGCGAAAATGTCTCCCGCCTGTCTGAACGTTTAAAACGAATCAGCAGTGTCAGAAAGCCGGAAGACTTCTTCAACCTGCAAAAAGAATGCTTGAACGAAGACATGGCCGCATCCATTGAATACATGCAGAAATATATCCATAATTCTATGGAAAATTTCGAAGAATTCACTAAATTATGCGGTTCTGCTTTTGGCAGCTTTCAACAAGCCGCCATGCCAGCCAAGTCTTCTGAAAAATCTGAGCGATCGGAAAAATCCGGAAAATAA